A stretch of the Lolium perenne isolate Kyuss_39 chromosome 3, Kyuss_2.0, whole genome shotgun sequence genome encodes the following:
- the LOC139837793 gene encoding mannose/glucose-specific lectin-like: MADAMKVGPWGPQGGQPQDINKASKPQSLVSITICSSESEDGRIFGFSFVYKDQNRKPLPVGPWGKIDPEHNISKINMDPDEYLVQVFGTTDGTGITSLKLVTNKQPYGPRTMARWLPSSAARQHLAAALGVYVLGKNGLPVKIGPWGGSGQPVDITTPVKLKQVSVYSTQKIGERIKGFSFVYVDQHVKRTSAGPWGTVKGHENLPFSMSPGEYVNNFSGTFDDYGVTSLKFTTNQQNVHGPYGYPSGTAFSVPLPNDRDDNGAMVGFFGHSGESLMALGIYVGLVSNEP; encoded by the exons ATGGCG GACGCGATGAAGGTTGGTCCATGGGGTCCGCAGGGTGGACAACCTCAAGACATCAATAAAGCAAGCAAGCCCCAATCCCTGGTGAGCATCACCATCTGTAGCTCCGAGTCCGAGGATGGCCGTATCTTTGGCTTCTCCTTCGTCTACAAGGACCAGAATAGGAAGCCCCTCCCTGTCGGCCCCTGGGGCAAGATTGACCCGGAACACAACATCAGTAAAATCAACATGGATCCCGACGAGTACCTCGTCCAGGTGTTTGGCACCACCGACGGCACCGGCATCACCTCGCTCAAGCTGGTCACCAACAAGCAGCCGTACGGGCC CCGAACAATGGCGAGGTGGTTGCCTTCTTCGGCTGCTCGGCAACACCTCGCGGCGGCGCTCGGCGTCTACGTGCTGGGGAAGAATGGTTTGCCGGTCAAGATCGGTCCGTGGGGAGGATCCGGCCAACCCGTGGACATCACCACGCCAGTCAAGCTTAAGCAGGTCAGCGTCTACAGCACCCAGAAAATAGGTGAGCGCATCAAAGGCTTCTCCTTCGTCTACGTCGACCAGCATGTCAAGCGCACATCTGCCGGCCCCTGGGGCACGGTCAAAGGACATGAGAATCTGCCG TTTTCCATGAGCCCAGGCGAGTATGTGAACAATTTCTCTGGCACTTTCGACGACTACGGCGTGACCTCGCTCAAGTTCACCACCAACCAGCAGAATGTGCACGGCCCGTACGGGTACCCCTCGGGGACTGCCTTTAGCGTGCCGCTGCCGAACGACCGCGATGACAACGGCGCCATGGTCGGCTTCTTCGGCCACTCTGGGGAGAGCCTCATGGCCCTCGGCATCTACGTCGGGCTCGtgtccaacgagccatga